The following proteins are co-located in the Solea solea chromosome 21, fSolSol10.1, whole genome shotgun sequence genome:
- the chmp2a gene encoding charged multivesicular body protein 2a encodes MEFIFGKRKTPEEILKQNQRALNRAIRDLDRERSKLEQQEKKIIADIKKMAKQGQMDAVKIMAKDLVRTRRYVKKFIMMRANIQAVSLKIQTLKSNNSMAQAMKGVTKAMATMNRQLKLPQIQKIMMDFERQSEIMEMKEDMMNDAIDDAMGDEDDEEESDAIVSQVLDELGLNLSDELSSLPAPGGSLSVAGGKKAEPQAALADADADLEERLNNLRRD; translated from the exons ATGGAATTCATTTTTGGTAAGAGAAAGACTCCTGAGGAGATACTGAAGCAGAATCAGAGGGCACTCAATCGCGCTATTAGAGACCTTGACCGGGAACGATCGAAACTTGAACAACAGGAGAAGAAGATCATCGCTGACATAAAGAAAATGGCCAAACAGGGACAGATG GACGCTGTCAAGATCATGGCCAAGGATTTGGTTCGCACGAGACGCTACGTCAAGAAGTTCATCATGATGAGAGCGAACATCCAGGCTGTTAGTCTCAAGATACAGACGCTCAAGTCCAACAACAGTATGGCACAGGCTATGAAAGGTGTCACCAAAGCCATGGCTACCATGAACAGACAG ctcAAACTGCCTCAGATTCAGAAGATCATGATGGACTTTGAGCGCCAGAGTGAAATCATGGAAATGAAGGAGGATATGATGAATGATGCCATCGATGATGCCATGggggatgaggatgatgaagaggagag TGATGCCATCGTGTCCCAAGTGCTGGACGAGCTGGGTCTGAATCTGTCTGACGAACTGTCGA GTCTTCCGGCGCCTGGGGGAAGCCTGTCGGTGGCTGGAGGAAAGAAGGCCGAGCCTCAGGCCGCACTGGCTGATGCGGACGCTGACCTGGAGGAGCGACTTAACAACCTACGGAGAGACTGA